The Lactobacillus sp. CBA3605 genome contains a region encoding:
- a CDS encoding phosphate/phosphite/phosphonate ABC transporter substrate-binding protein, producing the protein MSKISKSLLGVSMISVLGLGLAGCASGTSTKKSSSANKGTISVVFYPNESAKSFSGSRAALKKSIEKVTGKTVQLQTTTDYNVAIQAIASGKAQVAYMGANGYIQANHLSKDVQPFAAQSDAKGTLKDASYNSYLMVQQKDAHKYQVDGKYSIKNVKGKRMSYVSNSSTSGFLVPTAELTREFKIKSKDKDTLTQNGEFFSKVLYGGSHQGSAVNLIKGDVDVAAFDDTDLMPYLKVTSGSWNKLGSTFTVKDDAAAPFDTLKGQQVVDIAKMPVQQGPWVYNTKTLSKTDQKKIADEFTSKSFAQNKAIFSAPGAKTPKLFPKQSNKSQLVKVNDKWYAPTHKLVGY; encoded by the coding sequence ATGTCAAAGATTAGTAAGTCACTTTTAGGGGTTTCAATGATTTCAGTTTTAGGGTTAGGCTTAGCCGGTTGTGCTAGTGGCACTAGTACTAAGAAAAGTAGCAGTGCCAATAAAGGGACTATTTCTGTGGTCTTCTATCCTAATGAATCTGCTAAAAGTTTTTCTGGCTCACGAGCAGCTTTGAAAAAATCCATCGAAAAAGTCACCGGTAAGACAGTCCAATTACAAACAACCACTGATTATAATGTTGCGATTCAAGCCATTGCTTCAGGTAAAGCTCAAGTTGCTTACATGGGCGCCAATGGTTATATCCAAGCCAACCACCTTAGCAAAGATGTGCAACCTTTTGCCGCCCAATCTGATGCCAAAGGCACTTTAAAAGACGCCTCATACAATTCTTACCTAATGGTACAACAAAAAGACGCGCACAAGTACCAAGTCGACGGCAAATATAGCATAAAAAATGTCAAAGGCAAACGGATGTCCTATGTTTCCAATAGTTCCACTTCCGGTTTCTTAGTACCAACCGCTGAATTAACACGCGAATTCAAGATTAAGAGTAAGGACAAAGATACCTTAACTCAAAATGGTGAATTCTTCAGTAAAGTCCTTTACGGCGGCTCTCATCAAGGTTCTGCTGTGAACTTAATCAAGGGCGATGTTGACGTTGCAGCCTTTGATGATACTGACTTAATGCCATACCTCAAAGTGACTAGCGGTTCATGGAATAAGCTTGGCTCAACTTTTACTGTTAAAGACGATGCGGCAGCACCATTCGATACCCTTAAGGGTCAACAAGTCGTCGACATCGCAAAAATGCCCGTACAACAAGGACCATGGGTTTACAATACGAAGACACTCAGCAAAACTGACCAAAAGAAGATTGCGGATGAATTCACTTCAAAATCTTTTGCTCAAAATAAAGCCATTTTCTCAGCACCTGGTGCTAAAACACCAAAATTATTCCCTAAGCAATCTAACAAATCACAATTAGTTAAGGTTAATGATAAATGGTATGCCCCAACCCATAAACTAGTTGGTTATTAA
- the tsaB gene encoding tRNA (adenosine(37)-N6)-threonylcarbamoyltransferase complex dimerization subunit type 1 TsaB, producing MKVLAIDTSNRPLSVAVLEDTKVLATTTTNVGRNHSSTLLPIIEATITQAGLTAAALDRVVVAKGPGSYTGLRIGVTTAKTLAYTLDKELVGISSLAALAGNVVEEGQLVVPVFDARRDNLFTGLYRIVHQRPVSVIADQHVSVTEWCQQLIAYQESIVFIGADVAITQATLSAQLGDRFVRAQPQLDLPQAAVLGLLGLTATPVQQLHNFVPNYLRLTQAEREWLAKHPKEDHAPYVEKI from the coding sequence ATGAAGGTGTTGGCAATTGATACGTCCAACCGACCGTTAAGCGTGGCTGTTTTAGAGGACACTAAAGTTCTTGCCACAACGACAACTAATGTTGGTCGCAATCATAGTAGTACGTTATTACCAATTATTGAAGCGACAATCACGCAGGCGGGCTTAACCGCAGCGGCATTGGATCGCGTGGTAGTGGCCAAGGGACCCGGGTCATATACCGGATTACGAATCGGGGTCACGACTGCCAAGACACTAGCCTATACGTTAGATAAAGAACTGGTAGGTATTTCTAGTCTTGCGGCTTTGGCTGGCAATGTGGTTGAAGAAGGACAATTAGTGGTACCTGTGTTTGATGCCCGACGTGATAATTTATTTACGGGATTATATCGGATTGTGCATCAACGACCAGTGTCGGTGATTGCAGACCAGCATGTGAGTGTAACCGAGTGGTGTCAACAATTAATCGCATATCAAGAATCAATTGTCTTTATTGGTGCGGATGTGGCAATAACGCAAGCGACGCTCAGTGCGCAACTTGGTGATCGGTTTGTTCGCGCCCAACCACAATTAGATTTACCGCAAGCAGCTGTACTTGGTTTATTAGGCTTAACGGCCACTCCTGTGCAACAGCTACACAATTTTGTGCCCAATTACTTACGGCTAACGCAAGCAGAACGCGAATGGCTAGCCAAACATCCGAAAGAGGACCATGCCCCATATGTTGAGAAGATTTAA
- the rimI gene encoding ribosomal protein S18-alanine N-acetyltransferase — MLRRFKQYFQRVTKNRSQRRQKIMTIDNHVVQVGPTGYYVSRALITDVPEMLAIERAVYAGKTPWDENAFKTELRRQSGRFYIVMRHEDRLCAFCGCAFDDRRQDAHITNIAVHPDFQNQGLGRYMMTTMIERAGYLNYRTVTLEVRASNVNAQRLYTSLGFEKTGIKKRYYFGDHEDALDMTYHLPVATAND, encoded by the coding sequence ATGTTGAGAAGATTTAAGCAGTACTTTCAGAGAGTAACGAAAAACCGTAGTCAACGCCGTCAAAAAATAATGACGATTGATAATCACGTTGTGCAAGTTGGTCCGACCGGGTACTATGTCTCGCGGGCCCTGATTACAGATGTCCCAGAGATGTTAGCCATTGAGCGCGCCGTTTATGCGGGCAAGACCCCTTGGGACGAAAACGCCTTTAAGACTGAACTGCGTCGTCAAAGTGGTCGTTTTTATATTGTTATGCGTCATGAAGATCGGCTGTGTGCCTTTTGTGGATGTGCTTTTGATGATCGGCGTCAAGATGCGCATATTACGAATATTGCCGTTCATCCTGATTTTCAAAATCAAGGGTTGGGTCGGTACATGATGACAACGATGATTGAACGAGCTGGGTATTTAAATTATCGGACGGTGACCTTAGAGGTTCGGGCTAGTAACGTGAACGCACAACGTTTATACACTAGTTTGGGATTTGAAAAGACCGGCATCAAGAAACGGTATTATTTTGGTGATCATGAGGATGCGCTTGATATGACGTATCATTTACCGGTAGCCACTGCTAATGACTGA
- the rimI gene encoding ribosomal protein S18-alanine N-acetyltransferase, with amino-acid sequence MTERQLIASSVYATESAVAKLCYELAQLAYPQGAPWRLATFAADLAMPQSLYQLLVVRGQPIGFISLTIVLDEVEITNVAIVPAYQGQGHATFMLQTVLRQLPIASQVFLEVRDSNHTAQRLYARCGFSKLSTRKAYYQQPREDALIMRKIIN; translated from the coding sequence ATGACTGAGCGGCAGTTAATTGCCAGTTCGGTTTATGCAACTGAATCAGCTGTAGCTAAGCTGTGTTATGAGTTAGCCCAGTTAGCTTATCCTCAAGGTGCGCCTTGGCGGTTAGCAACTTTTGCAGCAGATTTGGCAATGCCCCAATCACTTTATCAGCTCTTAGTGGTGAGGGGGCAACCAATTGGATTTATCAGTTTGACGATAGTGTTGGATGAAGTTGAAATTACTAATGTGGCCATTGTGCCTGCCTATCAAGGCCAAGGCCATGCGACATTCATGTTGCAGACCGTCTTACGCCAGTTACCCATAGCTAGTCAGGTTTTTTTAGAAGTTCGTGATAGTAACCACACTGCGCAACGGTTATATGCTCGGTGTGGTTTTTCGAAACTATCGACGCGGAAGGCGTATTATCAGCAACCGCGTGAAGATGCATTAATTATGCGAAAAATTATTAATTGA
- the tsaD gene encoding tRNA (adenosine(37)-N6)-threonylcarbamoyltransferase complex transferase subunit TsaD yields MEKQNLILAFESSCDETSVAVIADGQTILSNVIATQINSHKRFGGVVPEVASRHHIEQITLCIEAALTEAKVTYDDLDAVAVTYGPGLVGALLVGVNAAKTVAYAHHLPLIPVNHMAGHIYAARFIKPFEFPVMALLVSGGHTELVYMQADGQFEIIGETRDDAAGEAYDKIGRVLGVPYPAGKVIDEMAHQGQDTFKFPRAMIDEDNFDFSFSGLKSAFINTVHHADQIGETLDKNDLAASFQASVVDVLTSKTMRVLEKYPVKQLVLAGGVAANQGLRERLQKVLPTKFPNTELLLAPLKLCGDNGAMIGAAAYVQYQHQQFGDATLNADPSLEFDWMPNMVH; encoded by the coding sequence GTGGAAAAGCAAAATTTAATTTTAGCCTTTGAATCTAGTTGTGATGAAACGAGTGTTGCCGTGATTGCGGATGGACAAACGATTCTGTCAAACGTGATTGCGACTCAAATTAATAGTCACAAACGATTCGGTGGTGTGGTGCCAGAAGTTGCTAGTCGCCATCATATTGAACAAATTACCTTATGCATTGAAGCGGCATTAACAGAAGCTAAGGTCACATATGATGACTTAGATGCTGTTGCAGTGACGTACGGTCCAGGCTTAGTGGGCGCATTGTTGGTCGGAGTAAATGCGGCTAAAACGGTGGCCTATGCCCATCATTTACCTTTAATTCCAGTTAATCATATGGCCGGGCATATCTATGCAGCCCGGTTTATTAAGCCTTTTGAATTTCCGGTAATGGCGTTACTCGTTTCCGGTGGGCACACGGAATTGGTGTATATGCAAGCGGACGGTCAGTTTGAAATCATCGGTGAAACCCGAGATGATGCGGCTGGTGAAGCTTATGATAAAATCGGTCGCGTTTTAGGTGTGCCCTATCCAGCTGGAAAAGTAATCGACGAAATGGCTCATCAAGGCCAAGATACGTTCAAATTTCCACGTGCCATGATTGATGAAGATAACTTTGACTTTAGTTTTAGTGGCTTAAAGAGTGCCTTTATCAATACGGTTCATCATGCCGATCAGATTGGTGAAACTTTGGATAAGAATGATTTAGCGGCTAGTTTTCAAGCTAGTGTGGTTGATGTTTTAACGAGCAAGACGATGCGCGTTTTAGAAAAGTATCCCGTTAAACAATTGGTATTGGCTGGTGGAGTTGCGGCTAATCAAGGACTACGTGAACGGTTACAAAAAGTTCTGCCAACCAAGTTTCCGAACACTGAATTATTATTAGCACCTTTAAAATTATGTGGTGATAACGGGGCCATGATTGGCGCAGCTGCTTATGTGCAATATCAACACCAGCAATTTGGTGATGCAACGTTAAATGCTGATCCTAGCTTAGAATTTGATTGGATGCCCAATATGGTCCACTAA